In one window of Vibrio sp. JC009 DNA:
- the amt gene encoding ammonium transporter yields MDDFFWLLIAALLVFLMQAGFLCLESGRIRSKNSINVAAKNISDFVISFIIFWLFGFSLMFGESFNGIFSLSPSPFNETDNPWNVSFFIFQAMFCGTATTLMSGAVAERMSFLGYLVIAILLSSLIYPVTGHWVWAGAFNPENPGWLQDLGFVDFAGSMVVHGVGGWLSLVAVMIIGPRTGRFNRQMQLPQGSNLPLSALGVLLLWFGWFGFNGGSTLVFNAQVPAVLLNTCIAAAWGGLTAPAIFYYFNRYVDVTLILNGVIGGLVGITASCHIVTPSQAMVIGLISGAIVFFGEKWISQKRIDDALGVVPAHLFSGIWGTLAVGLFGDLTLLGTGLSRIEQVGIQLLGILCISLWCIGIGYILLRTINRYIPLRVSAEAEELGMNVAEHNAATELFDLLTSMQQQQDQGDFSSPVPEHPFTEVGLVANQYNKVLHRVQTEITARDEAINNFQTSERRKSAILDSSMDSIVTLDISGNILEFNPSAEKTFDCLQKRAQGRNFIDNFVPDNKKQYFHDSLTHGFTLSGGLLLNRRNSLNLLRTSGSGFPAEISITHSKHINKFNGEFILNIRDVTRQKKLQAKLRQLAYSDPLTGLYNRTYLIEKLNNAIKTAGKTDESIVVFFLDLDKFKRINDTMGHKAGDELLCEVANRLSGVTRESDIITRWGGDEFIVLMQGRLTSLLAQQKAEEILNVMRQPVLLEGQSINIPTSIGVTLVDQIDIEADKIIQQADIAMYEAKIQGRDSYKFFVDEMAQKANQNFLYERALREDLGTERFFMMFQPKVTSRGELIGLEALSRWSHKNDGFISPAKFIPIAEESNLIIEIGEQVIKTCLAFLKQLQSKSIPLIPISVNVSEKQLLSPDFLPFLKTQLEHSSVEGKWLEVEITEGVLVSDIDQCIEVMEQLKELGVSISVDDFGTGYSSLNYLKRLPIDVLKIDKSFVDECHTICEDGKICSTIINLAHNLELTTIAEGVETHEQLEFLTQHGCNYFQGYYFYIPLLADEIESLLMQNTSDIA; encoded by the coding sequence ATGGATGATTTCTTTTGGCTGCTCATAGCGGCACTATTGGTATTTTTGATGCAGGCAGGCTTTCTCTGCCTGGAAAGTGGCCGTATTCGTAGCAAAAACAGTATAAATGTCGCTGCCAAAAATATATCCGACTTTGTCATCTCTTTTATCATTTTCTGGCTATTTGGCTTTTCACTTATGTTCGGTGAAAGCTTTAACGGAATATTCAGCTTATCGCCCTCCCCTTTTAACGAAACTGATAATCCATGGAATGTCAGCTTTTTTATCTTTCAGGCCATGTTTTGTGGAACAGCAACGACCCTAATGTCCGGTGCGGTTGCAGAGCGCATGTCTTTTCTCGGCTACCTTGTTATCGCCATATTGTTAAGCTCATTAATCTATCCTGTAACCGGGCATTGGGTCTGGGCTGGTGCTTTTAACCCTGAAAACCCCGGATGGCTTCAAGACCTCGGTTTTGTGGATTTTGCTGGTTCTATGGTTGTACATGGTGTTGGCGGCTGGCTTTCACTTGTCGCTGTTATGATTATTGGCCCTCGAACAGGCCGATTTAACCGTCAAATGCAACTTCCGCAGGGAAGTAACCTGCCACTATCGGCGCTTGGTGTTTTACTGTTATGGTTTGGCTGGTTCGGCTTTAATGGCGGAAGCACACTGGTATTCAACGCCCAGGTTCCAGCAGTATTGCTCAATACATGCATTGCTGCTGCATGGGGCGGATTAACCGCCCCGGCCATTTTCTATTACTTCAACCGCTATGTTGATGTCACTTTAATACTAAACGGTGTTATCGGCGGTTTGGTAGGCATCACAGCCAGTTGTCACATCGTTACTCCTTCACAGGCAATGGTTATCGGTCTGATTTCTGGTGCTATTGTGTTTTTTGGTGAGAAATGGATAAGCCAGAAAAGAATAGACGATGCTCTGGGTGTTGTTCCCGCCCATCTGTTTTCCGGCATATGGGGAACGCTGGCCGTTGGCCTGTTTGGTGACCTTACACTGTTAGGCACCGGATTAAGTCGAATAGAGCAAGTGGGTATTCAGCTGTTGGGTATTCTGTGTATAAGCCTGTGGTGTATTGGTATCGGTTACATTCTTCTGCGGACAATAAACCGTTATATCCCACTCAGAGTATCTGCTGAAGCCGAAGAACTCGGGATGAACGTTGCTGAACATAATGCAGCAACGGAACTGTTTGACCTGCTGACTTCTATGCAGCAGCAACAAGATCAGGGTGACTTCTCTTCTCCTGTCCCTGAACACCCATTTACAGAAGTTGGATTGGTAGCAAACCAATACAATAAGGTTCTTCACCGGGTACAAACAGAGATCACAGCACGAGACGAAGCAATCAACAATTTCCAGACTAGCGAACGAAGAAAAAGCGCTATTTTGGACTCTTCTATGGATAGCATAGTTACGCTTGACATATCAGGTAATATTCTGGAGTTTAATCCCTCCGCAGAAAAGACTTTCGACTGCCTGCAAAAAAGAGCGCAGGGCCGGAACTTCATCGACAACTTTGTTCCTGATAATAAAAAACAGTATTTCCATGACAGCCTGACGCATGGCTTTACTCTTTCAGGAGGATTACTTTTAAACAGGCGTAACTCTCTTAATCTCCTGCGTACAAGCGGAAGTGGTTTCCCGGCAGAGATTTCCATTACCCACTCAAAACATATAAATAAATTTAATGGTGAGTTTATACTGAATATCCGCGATGTGACCAGACAAAAAAAGCTGCAGGCAAAACTCCGTCAGCTCGCCTACAGCGATCCATTAACAGGGCTTTACAACAGAACTTACCTGATTGAAAAACTCAATAATGCGATAAAAACCGCAGGAAAAACAGACGAAAGTATCGTTGTGTTCTTTCTGGACCTTGACAAATTCAAGCGTATCAACGACACCATGGGGCACAAAGCCGGCGATGAGTTATTGTGCGAGGTTGCAAATCGGTTAAGTGGCGTTACACGTGAATCGGATATTATCACCCGCTGGGGAGGAGATGAATTTATCGTTCTAATGCAGGGACGGCTTACCAGCCTTTTAGCACAGCAAAAAGCCGAAGAAATACTTAATGTTATGCGACAACCTGTTCTGCTTGAGGGTCAGAGCATAAATATCCCTACCAGTATAGGAGTAACGCTTGTAGATCAGATTGATATCGAAGCTGATAAAATCATTCAGCAAGCCGACATAGCTATGTACGAGGCCAAAATCCAAGGACGTGACAGTTACAAGTTCTTTGTCGATGAAATGGCCCAAAAAGCAAACCAGAATTTTCTCTATGAAAGAGCATTGAGAGAAGATCTGGGTACTGAACGTTTCTTCATGATGTTCCAGCCTAAAGTAACATCGCGTGGAGAACTAATCGGCCTGGAAGCATTAAGTCGCTGGTCCCACAAAAACGACGGATTTATTTCACCGGCAAAGTTCATCCCTATTGCTGAAGAATCCAACCTAATCATCGAAATTGGTGAACAGGTAATTAAAACATGTCTGGCTTTTCTTAAGCAGCTACAAAGCAAATCAATTCCATTAATTCCTATATCCGTCAACGTATCAGAAAAACAATTGCTTTCACCTGATTTCCTACCATTTCTTAAGACGCAACTGGAACACTCAAGCGTTGAAGGAAAATGGCTGGAAGTAGAAATTACTGAAGGTGTTCTGGTATCAGACATCGACCAATGTATTGAGGTTATGGAACAGCTTAAAGAGCTAGGCGTGTCTATATCCGTTGACGACTTTGGTACCGGGTACTCTTCTCTGAATTATCTGAAAAGGTTACCTATTGATGTCCTGAAGATCGACAAATCATTTGTTGATGAGTGCCATACTATATGTGAGGATGGGAAAATATGCTCTACAATCATCAACCTGGCCCACAACCTAGAATTGACCACGATAGCTGAAGGTGTTGAAACTCATGAGCAACTGGAGTTTCTGACTCAGCACGGCTGCAATTATTTTCAGGGTTATTATTTCTATATTCCCCTGCTTGCTGATGAAATCGAGTCCTTACTAATGCAAAATACAAGTGACATAGCCTAG
- the aspS gene encoding aspartate--tRNA ligase, which yields MRTQYCGHLNKSLVGQTVELCGWVNRRRDLGGLIFVDMRDREGIVQVVVDPDMKDVFEVANQLRNEFCIKFTGEVRARPESQINKDMATGEVEVLAKGLEIINRSDVLPLDFNQNNTEEQRLKYRYIDLRRPEMSNNIKLRAKASSFVRRFLDTNDFLDIETPVLTKATPEGARDYLVPSRVHKGSFYALPQSPQLFKQLLMMSGFDRYYQIVKCFRDEDLRADRQPEFTQIDIETSFMSAEQVREVTERMIREMWQELLNVDLGQFPIMPFEEAMRRFGSDKPDLRNPLELVDVADLVKEVEFKVFSGPANDEKGRVAVIRVPGGASLTRKQIDEYGKYVGIYGAKGLAWMKVNDLDAGMEGIQSPVAKFLSQEVINAILQRTGAQTGDIILFGADKASIVSEAMGALRLKLGSDLELTDTKAWAPLWVVDFPMYEEDDEGNLHAMHHPFTAPLGVTPDELKANPAAASSDAYDMVINGYEVGGGSVRIHNAEMQAAVFDTLGINEEEQKQKFGFLLDALKFGTPPHAGLAFGLDRLVMLLCGTENIRDVIAFPKTTAAACLMTDAPSLANPAALEELAVAVTLAEKKEEE from the coding sequence ATGCGTACCCAGTATTGTGGTCACCTGAACAAGTCCCTTGTGGGACAAACTGTTGAACTGTGCGGTTGGGTAAACCGTCGCCGCGATTTAGGCGGTCTTATTTTCGTAGATATGCGAGATCGCGAAGGTATCGTTCAGGTAGTTGTTGACCCGGATATGAAGGACGTATTCGAAGTTGCCAACCAGCTAAGAAACGAGTTTTGCATCAAGTTCACCGGCGAAGTACGTGCACGTCCGGAAAGCCAGATCAACAAAGATATGGCAACGGGTGAGGTTGAAGTTCTGGCTAAAGGCCTTGAAATCATCAACCGCAGTGACGTTCTTCCTCTGGACTTTAACCAGAACAACACAGAAGAGCAGCGTCTGAAGTACCGTTACATCGATCTTCGCCGTCCTGAAATGAGCAACAACATCAAGCTTCGTGCTAAGGCTTCAAGCTTTGTTCGTCGTTTCTTAGATACTAACGATTTCCTGGATATCGAAACTCCGGTTCTGACTAAAGCGACGCCTGAAGGTGCCCGTGACTACCTTGTACCATCTCGCGTACACAAAGGCAGTTTTTACGCTTTGCCTCAGTCACCTCAGCTGTTTAAGCAGCTTCTGATGATGTCTGGTTTTGACCGTTACTACCAGATCGTTAAGTGTTTCCGTGATGAAGACCTGCGTGCTGACCGTCAGCCTGAATTTACTCAGATCGATATCGAAACTTCATTTATGTCTGCTGAGCAGGTTCGTGAAGTGACTGAGCGTATGATCCGCGAAATGTGGCAGGAGCTTCTGAACGTTGACCTTGGTCAGTTCCCGATTATGCCGTTTGAAGAAGCGATGCGTCGCTTTGGTTCAGACAAGCCCGACCTGCGTAACCCGCTTGAGCTGGTTGATGTTGCTGATCTAGTTAAAGAAGTTGAGTTCAAAGTATTTTCCGGTCCTGCAAATGATGAGAAAGGCCGCGTAGCGGTTATCCGTGTACCTGGCGGTGCTTCACTGACCCGTAAGCAGATTGATGAGTACGGTAAGTACGTTGGTATTTACGGTGCGAAAGGTCTGGCATGGATGAAGGTGAACGATCTTGATGCTGGCATGGAAGGCATTCAGTCTCCGGTTGCTAAGTTCCTTTCTCAGGAAGTGATTAATGCCATTCTTCAGCGCACTGGTGCACAGACTGGCGATATCATTCTGTTTGGCGCCGATAAGGCGAGCATTGTTTCTGAAGCAATGGGCGCACTTCGTCTGAAGCTGGGCAGCGACCTTGAGCTGACAGATACTAAAGCATGGGCTCCGCTTTGGGTTGTCGACTTCCCAATGTACGAAGAAGACGACGAAGGCAACCTGCATGCGATGCACCACCCGTTCACAGCGCCACTTGGTGTAACGCCGGACGAGCTGAAAGCGAACCCTGCAGCCGCAAGTTCTGACGCTTACGATATGGTTATCAACGGCTACGAAGTGGGTGGCGGCTCGGTTCGTATCCACAATGCAGAAATGCAGGCAGCGGTATTTGATACTCTGGGCATTAACGAAGAAGAGCAGAAGCAGAAGTTTGGCTTCCTGCTGGACGCGCTTAAGTTCGGTACTCCACCGCATGCGGGTCTGGCCTTTGGCCTTGACCGTCTGGTTATGCTGCTTTGTGGTACTGAAAATATCCGTGATGTTATCGCATTCCCTAAAACAACAGCGGCGGCGTGTCTGATGACAGATGCCCCAAGCCTGGCAAACCCTGCTGCGCTTGAAGAGCTGGCAGTTGCGGTCACCCTTGCTGAGAAGAAAGAAGAAGAGTAA
- the ruvC gene encoding crossover junction endodeoxyribonuclease RuvC, translated as MIILGIDPGSRITGYGVIRQEGRHLHYLGSGCIRTSEKELPGRLKQIYAGVTEIITQFQPDAFAIEQVFMARNADSALKLGQARGSAIVAAVNADLPVYEYAARLIKQAVVGTGGADKSQVQHMVMSMLKLPGKPQADAADALGVAICHANTNKTLIALAGKATSARKGRYR; from the coding sequence ATGATAATCCTTGGAATCGACCCCGGCTCACGTATTACAGGTTACGGCGTTATCCGACAGGAAGGCCGACATCTGCATTATCTTGGCAGTGGTTGTATCCGTACATCTGAAAAAGAGTTGCCCGGCAGACTAAAGCAGATTTACGCCGGCGTAACAGAGATCATCACTCAGTTTCAGCCAGACGCCTTTGCCATTGAGCAGGTGTTTATGGCAAGAAACGCCGACTCAGCACTGAAACTGGGACAGGCCAGGGGCAGTGCAATCGTTGCCGCCGTAAACGCAGACCTACCCGTTTATGAATACGCTGCCAGACTGATCAAACAGGCGGTGGTTGGTACAGGTGGCGCTGATAAATCTCAGGTTCAGCATATGGTAATGAGTATGCTAAAACTTCCGGGAAAACCTCAGGCAGATGCCGCCGATGCGTTGGGGGTGGCGATATGTCATGCGAATACCAACAAAACTCTGATTGCGCTGGCGGGGAAGGCTACTTCTGCCAGGAAGGGCAGGTATCGTTAA
- the ruvA gene encoding Holliday junction branch migration protein RuvA encodes MIGRLRGTLIEKQPPELLIEVGGIGYEVQMPMSCFYELPETGQEAIVYTHFVVREDAQLLYGFNTVKERALFREVIKANGVGPKLGLAILSGMTAAQFVSCVEREDISTLIKLPGVGKKTAERLVVEMKDRLKGWGAGDLFTPATDAAPIDSAPAAEAAHSAEDEAVSALIALGYKPQQASKVISQVAKPDMSSETLIREALKSMV; translated from the coding sequence GTGATTGGACGCCTGCGCGGAACACTTATCGAAAAACAGCCACCTGAACTGCTTATTGAAGTGGGTGGTATTGGTTATGAAGTACAGATGCCGATGAGTTGCTTCTATGAACTGCCGGAGACAGGGCAGGAAGCTATCGTTTATACCCATTTTGTGGTGCGCGAAGATGCTCAGCTGCTTTACGGCTTTAATACAGTGAAAGAGCGGGCGCTGTTTCGTGAAGTGATTAAAGCGAACGGTGTTGGTCCTAAGCTTGGACTGGCGATCCTTTCAGGAATGACGGCGGCGCAGTTTGTCAGCTGTGTGGAGCGTGAAGATATTTCCACTCTGATTAAGCTGCCGGGCGTGGGTAAGAAAACCGCTGAGCGTTTGGTGGTAGAAATGAAAGACCGTCTGAAAGGCTGGGGAGCCGGTGATCTCTTTACTCCGGCTACTGATGCAGCGCCAATTGACAGTGCGCCGGCGGCAGAAGCTGCTCACAGTGCTGAAGATGAAGCGGTAAGTGCTCTGATTGCGCTGGGCTATAAACCGCAGCAGGCTTCTAAGGTGATCTCTCAGGTTGCCAAACCGGATATGTCCAGCGAAACTCTTATCCGTGAAGCCCTGAAATCTATGGTTTAA
- the ruvB gene encoding Holliday junction branch migration DNA helicase RuvB, which translates to MIEADRLIAPDNPVFKEEDVIDRAIRPKKLADYQGQDHVRGQMEIFIKAAQMREEALDHLLIFGPPGLGKTTLANIVANEMEVNIRTTSGPVLEKAGDLAALLTNLEENDVLFIDEIHRLSPMVEEVLYPAMEDYQLDIMIGEGPAARSIKIDLPPFTLIGATTRAGSLTSPLRDRFGIVQRLEYYKVADLQNIVQRSADCLGLSMDPAGALEVARRARGTPRIANRLLRRVRDYAEVKGNGHICADVADKALDMLDVDNQGFDYMDRKLLLAIMEKFGGGPVGLDNLAAAIGEEKDTIEDVLEPYLIQQGYLQRTPRGRIATNRAYLHFGLDTKE; encoded by the coding sequence ATGATAGAAGCAGACCGATTAATCGCTCCGGATAATCCGGTATTTAAAGAAGAGGACGTGATTGATCGTGCAATCCGTCCTAAAAAGCTGGCCGATTATCAGGGGCAGGATCATGTCCGTGGTCAGATGGAAATATTCATCAAAGCAGCTCAGATGCGCGAAGAGGCACTGGATCACCTGCTGATTTTTGGTCCTCCCGGACTGGGTAAAACCACTCTGGCCAATATCGTTGCCAATGAGATGGAAGTGAATATCCGTACCACTTCCGGGCCGGTACTGGAAAAAGCCGGTGATTTGGCCGCTCTGCTGACTAACCTGGAAGAGAATGACGTCTTATTTATCGACGAAATTCATCGCCTCAGCCCAATGGTGGAAGAGGTGCTGTATCCGGCAATGGAAGACTATCAGCTGGATATCATGATAGGTGAGGGACCCGCTGCCCGTTCAATCAAAATCGATCTTCCGCCTTTTACTCTTATCGGCGCTACCACCAGAGCCGGTTCACTGACGTCTCCGCTCAGAGACCGTTTTGGTATTGTCCAACGCCTTGAGTATTACAAGGTTGCCGATCTGCAAAACATTGTGCAGAGAAGTGCTGACTGCCTGGGCCTGTCCATGGACCCAGCCGGTGCGCTTGAAGTGGCCCGCCGGGCAAGGGGTACACCGCGTATTGCCAACCGCCTGTTAAGACGTGTACGGGATTACGCTGAAGTAAAAGGCAACGGACATATCTGCGCCGACGTTGCTGATAAAGCTCTGGATATGCTGGATGTGGATAATCAGGGCTTTGACTATATGGACAGAAAGCTGCTTCTGGCGATTATGGAAAAATTTGGCGGCGGACCTGTTGGCCTGGATAACCTGGCGGCAGCCATCGGTGAAGAGAAAGACACCATCGAAGATGTGTTAGAGCCATATCTTATCCAGCAGGGGTACCTGCAAAGAACGCCACGTGGCCGGATTGCCACAAACCGCGCCTACCTTCATTTTGGTCTGGACACAAAAGAGTAA
- a CDS encoding cytochrome ubiquinol oxidase subunit I: MIDIVDLSRLQFALTAMYHFLFVPLTLGMAFLLAIMESLYVMTDKQIYKDMTKFWGKLFGINFALGVATGLTMEFQFGTNWSYYSHYVGDIFGAPLAIEALVAFFLESTFVGLFFFGWDRLSKRQHLTVTWLVALGSNFSALWILVANGWMQNPVGSEFNFESMRMEMVSFAELVLNPVAQVKFVHTVASGYTTGAMFILGVSSYYLLKGRDIAFARRSFAVAASFGMAAVLSVIVLGDESGYELGDVQKVKLAAIEAEWHTEEAPAPFTLFGFPNQETMHTDFAIKIPYVMGIIATRSFTEEVQGIADIKVENEGRIRNGMYAYELLQKLRAGDKSEANIQAFDGVKNDLGYGLLLKRYTENVVDATDEQVKSAVDDSIPTVWPLFWSFRIMVAIGFTMLFVFGAAFVQTCRQKIEQKPWVLKAALWSIPLPWIGVEMGWFVAEYGRQPWAVGEILPVDVAASALSAGELWLSLAAILALYTAFLVAEVYLMVKFARKGPSSLKTGRYHFENGASAQDAVNRQVEV, from the coding sequence ATGATTGACATAGTTGATTTATCGCGGTTGCAATTCGCGCTAACAGCGATGTATCACTTTTTATTCGTTCCACTGACTCTTGGTATGGCGTTCCTGCTTGCCATTATGGAGTCTTTATATGTAATGACCGATAAGCAAATCTACAAGGACATGACCAAGTTCTGGGGTAAGCTGTTCGGTATCAACTTCGCTCTTGGTGTGGCTACCGGCCTTACCATGGAGTTTCAATTCGGTACCAACTGGTCCTACTACTCGCACTACGTAGGTGACATATTTGGTGCGCCGTTAGCCATTGAGGCCTTAGTTGCCTTCTTCTTAGAATCCACTTTTGTAGGTCTCTTCTTCTTTGGCTGGGATCGCTTATCTAAGCGCCAACACCTTACAGTTACCTGGCTGGTGGCTCTGGGTTCCAACTTCTCAGCGCTTTGGATTCTTGTGGCAAACGGCTGGATGCAGAATCCGGTTGGCTCTGAGTTCAACTTCGAATCCATGCGGATGGAGATGGTGAGCTTTGCAGAGCTGGTTCTGAACCCGGTTGCTCAGGTTAAGTTCGTTCACACAGTCGCTTCCGGCTACACAACGGGCGCCATGTTCATCCTTGGTGTGAGCTCCTACTACCTGCTGAAAGGCCGTGATATCGCCTTTGCCCGCCGTTCATTTGCGGTAGCGGCTTCCTTTGGTATGGCTGCTGTACTTTCGGTTATCGTACTTGGTGACGAATCCGGTTATGAGCTGGGTGATGTGCAGAAAGTGAAACTGGCTGCAATCGAAGCTGAGTGGCATACAGAAGAAGCTCCGGCACCGTTTACTCTGTTTGGCTTCCCGAATCAGGAAACCATGCATACTGATTTCGCCATTAAGATCCCTTACGTGATGGGTATCATCGCAACCCGCTCTTTCACAGAAGAAGTGCAGGGTATTGCAGATATCAAAGTAGAGAATGAAGGGCGTATTCGTAACGGTATGTACGCTTACGAACTGCTGCAAAAACTGCGTGCCGGTGATAAGTCTGAAGCGAATATTCAGGCATTTGACGGCGTGAAAAATGACCTTGGCTACGGTTTGCTTCTTAAGCGTTACACAGAAAATGTGGTTGATGCGACAGATGAGCAGGTTAAGTCAGCGGTAGATGATTCTATCCCGACTGTATGGCCGCTGTTCTGGTCCTTCCGCATCATGGTTGCTATCGGCTTTACAATGCTGTTTGTATTTGGTGCTGCATTTGTTCAGACCTGTCGTCAGAAGATCGAGCAGAAACCATGGGTACTTAAAGCGGCACTGTGGAGTATTCCTCTGCCGTGGATTGGCGTAGAAATGGGCTGGTTCGTTGCTGAATACGGTCGTCAACCATGGGCCGTAGGTGAAATTCTTCCTGTGGATGTTGCGGCATCTGCACTTTCCGCTGGCGAACTATGGTTGTCGCTGGCAGCAATTCTGGCTCTGTATACCGCATTCCTGGTTGCAGAAGTTTATCTGATGGTGAAATTTGCCCGTAAGGGACCAAGTAGCCTGAAGACTGGCCGCTATCATTTTGAAAATGGTGCTTCTGCACAGGATGCAGTTAACCGCCAGGTAGAAGTGTAA